Proteins from one Desulfonema limicola genomic window:
- a CDS encoding ABC transporter ATP-binding protein encodes MSNQNNILQIKNLVTGFETETGIVRAVDDVSFSVPKGKTLGIVGESGCGKSVTALSIMRLLPRPAGNIKSGQIIFENTDITKITPGQMSKIRGNRISMIFQEPMTALNPVHRIGSQIGEVFQLHFPGMKNSDIRENSLEMLKKVGIPEPEQRLKEYPHQISGGMRQRVMIALALACKPDILIADEPTTALDVTTQAQILALIKELQQETGMSVIFITHDLGVIAEICDLVVVMYAGKIAETAAVERLFKNPAHPYTQGLLFSIPRLETPRKSILNIIKGMVPGLDELPQGCRFQNRCPHVQAVCNTLPPMKQMEKDHYSACFFTPEFKACNKYLSKNKEQADPETASRPQQIDTSSQALDNNKLLTVNCLKVYFPVRGGIFLRKTGNIHAVDNISFNIKQGGTLGLVGESGCGKTTVGRAIIRLYKPAEGQIIFQGKDIAALDKKELHAMRRNVQMIFQDPFESLNSRHTVGNILEEPFIIHKIGNPEERRAKVKNLLEKAGLSRSAADRYPHEFSGGQRQRIGIARAIALNPRLIICDEPVSALDVSIQSQILNLLLELQKDMGLTYLFISHDLTVVKHVSDHIAVMYLGKIVEYAEADTIYKNPLHPYTKALLSSIPVPEPNSKTQKQILTGDLPSPINPPSGCRFCTRCPVKMQICEKKEPLLSPDPKTSSQNHLAACHLVSN; translated from the coding sequence TTGAGTAATCAGAATAATATTTTACAGATAAAAAACCTTGTTACTGGATTTGAGACTGAAACAGGCATAGTCAGGGCAGTAGATGATGTAAGTTTTTCAGTTCCTAAAGGCAAAACTCTGGGTATTGTAGGGGAATCAGGATGCGGCAAGAGCGTTACAGCTCTTTCCATAATGCGCCTGCTTCCCCGTCCTGCCGGCAATATTAAAAGCGGGCAGATTATATTTGAAAATACGGATATTACAAAAATCACCCCTGGGCAGATGAGTAAAATCAGGGGAAACCGGATTTCCATGATATTCCAGGAACCCATGACAGCCTTAAACCCGGTTCACAGGATCGGCAGTCAGATCGGCGAGGTTTTTCAACTCCATTTTCCTGGCATGAAAAATTCGGATATCCGCGAAAATTCCCTTGAAATGCTTAAAAAAGTAGGTATTCCCGAACCTGAACAGCGTTTAAAAGAATATCCTCATCAGATTTCAGGAGGAATGCGCCAGCGTGTTATGATTGCCCTTGCCCTGGCTTGTAAACCTGATATACTCATAGCAGATGAACCTACTACAGCCCTGGATGTAACCACCCAGGCCCAGATCCTGGCATTGATAAAAGAATTGCAGCAGGAAACCGGTATGTCAGTGATTTTTATCACCCATGACCTTGGAGTAATTGCTGAAATCTGCGATCTGGTAGTGGTAATGTATGCAGGAAAAATAGCAGAAACAGCAGCAGTTGAAAGACTTTTTAAAAATCCAGCACATCCATATACACAGGGGCTTTTATTTTCCATACCCCGCCTTGAAACCCCCCGCAAATCCATCCTGAATATTATAAAAGGAATGGTGCCGGGCCTGGATGAACTTCCTCAAGGATGCAGATTTCAAAACCGCTGTCCCCATGTACAAGCAGTCTGCAATACCCTGCCTCCAATGAAACAAATGGAAAAAGACCATTATTCAGCCTGTTTTTTCACCCCAGAGTTTAAAGCCTGCAATAAATATTTATCAAAGAACAAAGAACAGGCTGATCCTGAAACAGCCAGCCGGCCGCAGCAAATTGACACCAGCTCACAGGCACTTGATAACAATAAACTTCTCACAGTAAATTGTCTAAAGGTTTATTTTCCTGTCAGGGGCGGAATTTTTCTCAGAAAAACCGGCAATATTCATGCTGTTGACAATATTTCATTTAATATTAAACAAGGCGGAACCCTGGGGCTTGTAGGCGAGTCAGGATGTGGAAAAACCACAGTAGGACGCGCCATAATCAGGCTTTATAAGCCTGCAGAAGGGCAGATTATTTTTCAGGGAAAAGACATTGCAGCCCTTGATAAAAAAGAACTTCATGCAATGCGGCGCAATGTACAAATGATATTCCAGGACCCTTTTGAGTCCCTTAATTCCCGTCATACTGTGGGCAATATCCTGGAAGAACCTTTTATCATACATAAAATCGGCAATCCTGAAGAGCGCAGGGCAAAGGTAAAAAATCTCCTGGAAAAAGCAGGGCTTTCCAGGTCGGCAGCTGACCGTTATCCCCATGAATTCAGCGGGGGCCAGCGCCAGCGCATAGGCATAGCAAGAGCCATAGCCTTAAATCCCAGGCTGATAATCTGTGATGAACCGGTATCAGCACTGGATGTATCTATTCAATCTCAAATATTAAACCTGCTTTTGGAACTTCAAAAAGATATGGGGCTGACATATTTATTTATTTCCCATGATCTTACAGTGGTAAAACATGTATCTGATCATATTGCAGTAATGTACCTGGGTAAAATAGTTGAATATGCAGAAGCAGACACCATATACAAAAACCCTCTGCATCCATATACCAAAGCACTGCTCTCATCAATCCCCGTTCCTGAACCAAACTCAAAAACACAAAAGCAGATTCTCACAGGAGACCTGCCTTCCCCGATAAATCCCCCGTCAGGATGCAGGTTTTGCACAAGATGTCCGGTGAAGATGCAGATATGCGAAAAAAAAGAGCCTCTGCTTTCTCCTGATCCAAAAACATCCAGCCAAAATCATCTTGCAGCCTGTCATCTTGTGTCTAATTGA
- a CDS encoding extracellular solute-binding protein — translation MNNIIKTIIFFLIILGHIPGYAQTKLPDNIQWLTNESDPVFASPNAQKGGSFNTAVMSFPLTFRTVGPDSNSAFRSAILGSQLSLIGLHPNTLNIIPELATHWAFDNDKKTMYFKLNPKARWSDGRPVTADDFAYTLEFMRSKHIVAPWYNDYYTKEIEKVIVYDDHTLAVVSTKPVPDLHLKLGLSPLPRHFYGSLDEDFVKKYNWEIVPNTGAYQIVDFKKGKYVKFKRKKDWWAQEMMYFKNRFNVDYVIYDVVRDFNIMWEYFKKTRIDSFALTIPQYWHIKSNIPEVQKGYIHKIWFFNNTQQSAQGLWLNQDKEIFKDANVRYAFAHAMNIEKVIEQVLRNDYFRLENGYVGYGPYSNTSIRARRFNIDKVEHYMTGSGWSRGSDGIWEKDGQRFSVEVSYSHEEHTSRLVVLKEDAKKAGIELNLSKLDPSAAYKKVMEKKHDAAWMGWSTSLRPRFWEHYHSINAHKPQTNNITNTDDPDLDKMIDIYRNSLDEQERIDLSLKLQEKVHEIGSFVPTFMIPYIRQAYWRWWKLPDIPGTKVSGDLFEPFDSSTGGLFWYDKELHKETQKAMKKGTPFPPVTIKDETFKMKFLN, via the coding sequence ATGAATAATATTATAAAGACAATTATTTTTTTTTTAATAATACTCGGTCATATACCTGGATATGCACAAACAAAACTTCCTGATAACATACAATGGCTGACCAATGAATCTGATCCGGTTTTTGCTTCGCCCAATGCTCAAAAAGGCGGTTCATTTAATACTGCTGTCATGAGTTTTCCCCTGACTTTTCGCACAGTAGGTCCTGATTCCAACAGTGCTTTCAGAAGTGCCATACTGGGCAGCCAGTTAAGTCTTATAGGGCTTCATCCCAACACCCTCAATATTATACCTGAACTTGCCACCCATTGGGCCTTTGACAATGATAAAAAAACCATGTACTTCAAGCTCAACCCCAAAGCCAGATGGTCTGACGGCAGACCTGTAACAGCAGATGATTTTGCCTATACTCTTGAATTTATGCGTTCAAAGCACATTGTTGCGCCCTGGTATAATGATTATTACACCAAAGAGATTGAAAAGGTTATTGTGTATGATGACCATACCCTTGCTGTTGTCAGCACAAAACCAGTGCCTGACCTTCATTTAAAACTTGGTTTATCTCCCCTGCCCAGACATTTCTACGGCAGCCTTGATGAGGATTTTGTTAAAAAATATAATTGGGAAATTGTTCCTAACACGGGAGCCTATCAAATTGTTGATTTTAAAAAAGGGAAGTATGTTAAATTCAAGCGCAAAAAAGACTGGTGGGCACAGGAAATGATGTATTTTAAAAACCGCTTTAACGTGGATTATGTGATTTATGATGTTGTCAGGGATTTTAATATTATGTGGGAATATTTTAAAAAAACCAGGATAGATTCTTTTGCCCTGACCATTCCCCAGTACTGGCATATAAAATCAAATATCCCAGAGGTTCAAAAAGGATATATTCATAAAATCTGGTTTTTTAATAACACCCAGCAGTCAGCCCAGGGTTTATGGCTTAACCAGGATAAAGAAATATTCAAAGATGCAAATGTGCGGTATGCTTTTGCCCATGCAATGAATATTGAAAAGGTTATTGAGCAGGTGCTTCGCAATGATTATTTCAGGCTTGAAAATGGTTATGTGGGATATGGTCCTTATTCCAATACCAGTATCCGCGCAAGGCGGTTTAACATAGATAAGGTTGAACATTACATGACAGGCTCAGGATGGAGCCGGGGAAGTGACGGTATATGGGAAAAAGACGGGCAGCGTTTTTCCGTGGAAGTATCTTACAGCCATGAAGAACATACTTCCCGGCTCGTGGTGTTGAAAGAAGATGCGAAAAAAGCAGGCATAGAACTCAACCTAAGCAAACTCGACCCTTCAGCAGCATATAAAAAGGTTATGGAAAAGAAACACGATGCAGCATGGATGGGATGGAGTACATCCCTGAGACCCAGATTCTGGGAACATTATCATTCAATAAATGCGCACAAACCCCAGACCAACAACATAACAAACACAGATGATCCTGATCTGGATAAAATGATAGATATTTACAGAAATTCCCTTGATGAACAGGAAAGAATTGATTTGTCTTTGAAATTGCAGGAAAAGGTGCATGAAATCGGTTCTTTTGTACCCACATTCATGATTCCCTACATCCGTCAGGCATACTGGAGATGGTGGAAACTGCCGGATATCCCCGGCACAAAGGTATCAGGGGATTTATTTGAACCTTTTGACAGTTCCACAGGAGGTTTGTTCTGGTATGATAAGGAGCTGCACAAAGAAACCCAAAAAGCCATGAAAAAAGGAACACCATTTCCGCCTGTAACCATAAAAGATGAAACCTTTAAAATGAAGTTTTTAAATTGA
- a CDS encoding reverse transcriptase domain-containing protein, which yields MSELLIKSASPENLNRAWRKHRSEKTVWITGLSRKEMEPNLAFHLLKLSEDLRKGRYKPEQVRFFPVSKGDGGQRIISALCLRDKVAQSAVLSVIQPMAEAVFHDFSFGYRRNRNIDMALAKCREFMLCGTQWVVDADIKGFFDNIPHGPLMKKVKALIKDNDVCTLIEKWLDSGTYKRGFLARAKGIPQGSILSPILCNIYMNDFDWELSSKNLPFLRYADDFIVFAKTKEDALKAMDYIGKYLKRLGLELNMKKTRVAQAGPGIVFLGRKLPKIKK from the coding sequence ATGTCTGAACTGCTCATTAAATCCGCTTCACCTGAAAATCTTAACAGGGCCTGGAGAAAACACCGGAGTGAGAAAACTGTATGGATTACAGGGCTTTCCAGGAAGGAAATGGAGCCTAACCTTGCTTTTCACCTGCTGAAACTTTCAGAGGATTTGAGAAAAGGCAGGTATAAACCTGAGCAGGTACGATTTTTTCCAGTGAGCAAAGGCGATGGAGGCCAAAGGATTATCAGCGCCCTTTGTCTGCGGGACAAGGTTGCCCAAAGTGCTGTTTTGTCAGTTATTCAACCAATGGCTGAGGCGGTTTTCCATGATTTCAGTTTTGGATACCGGAGAAACAGGAATATTGACATGGCCTTGGCTAAATGCAGGGAATTTATGCTGTGCGGGACTCAATGGGTTGTTGATGCTGATATTAAAGGCTTTTTTGACAATATTCCCCATGGGCCGCTTATGAAAAAGGTCAAGGCTCTTATAAAAGATAATGATGTTTGCACTCTTATTGAAAAATGGCTTGATTCCGGTACTTATAAAAGGGGTTTTCTTGCCCGTGCCAAGGGGATTCCCCAAGGTTCTATTCTTTCGCCCATATTGTGCAATATATACATGAATGATTTTGACTGGGAATTATCTTCAAAAAACCTTCCTTTCCTGCGCTATGCTGATGATTTCATAGTGTTTGCTAAAACAAAGGAGGATGCTCTTAAAGCTATGGATTATATTGGAAAATACCTTAAACGACTTGGACTGGAACTGAACATGAAAAAAACAAGGGTGGCACAGGCAGGGCCAGGCATTGTTTTTTTAGGCAGAAAACTGCCAAAGATAAAAAAATAA
- the cas2 gene encoding CRISPR-associated endonuclease Cas2, translated as MDRRSWYMMAYDIADPRRLAKIHRQIKKDGIAAQKSVFFVHGTEKDIESLMDRIGNIMKMNEDDLRAYPITKPADIWTNVPNPLAEIPTVYFGNEKRVTVPTKKKPEVKGEKTRWLKKMFKYINNS; from the coding sequence ATGGATCGACGTTCATGGTATATGATGGCTTATGATATTGCAGACCCCAGGAGACTGGCGAAGATACACCGCCAGATAAAAAAAGATGGCATTGCAGCACAGAAGTCGGTTTTTTTTGTTCACGGCACTGAAAAAGATATTGAAAGCCTGATGGACAGGATTGGAAACATTATGAAAATGAATGAGGATGATCTAAGAGCATATCCGATTACAAAGCCGGCTGATATCTGGACAAATGTTCCTAATCCCCTGGCAGAAATTCCAACAGTTTATTTTGGAAATGAAAAAAGGGTGACTGTGCCAACTAAGAAAAAGCCTGAAGTAAAAGGGGAAAAAACAAGGTGGTTAAAGAAAATGTTTAAATATATTAATAACTCATGA
- a CDS encoding hybrid sensor histidine kinase/response regulator: MNNIEKDARILIVDDTPQNTQILGTILLKEGYKINVARNGRHALDVIEKILPDIILLDVMMPELDGFETCKILKASQKTKEIPVIFLTARTDTEDLVQGFDLGAVDYVTKPFNSTELLMRVRTHLELKLSREMIETVSNERKELLHVLCHDLANPFNAMISVLNIAEDYSKFDSYKKDLLSAAKSGTEIIKLVRDMRSLEEKKLNLINTSLLYSIAQSYFLLGSLFSKKNIELEVNIDEDIEIIAEHSSFINSVLNNIFTNAIKFSYPDSKIVVNAEKKGRYAYISIRDFGIGISENMLANLFNISKNNSRTGTSGEIGTGFGMPIIKKFINAYGGEIEVFSQDEALNTGSHGTEVKLKLQLGENI; the protein is encoded by the coding sequence ATGAATAATATTGAAAAAGATGCACGCATCCTGATAGTAGATGACACTCCTCAGAATACCCAGATTCTGGGAACAATATTATTAAAAGAAGGATATAAAATCAATGTTGCCAGAAACGGCAGACATGCTCTGGATGTTATCGAGAAGATTCTGCCTGATATAATACTGCTTGATGTTATGATGCCTGAACTGGACGGTTTTGAAACCTGCAAAATACTTAAAGCCTCTCAAAAAACAAAGGAGATACCTGTTATTTTTTTGACTGCAAGAACAGATACCGAAGACCTTGTCCAGGGTTTTGATCTTGGAGCAGTGGATTATGTAACAAAACCTTTTAACTCAACAGAACTTCTCATGAGAGTCCGCACCCACCTGGAACTCAAATTAAGCAGGGAAATGATTGAAACAGTCAGTAACGAACGCAAAGAATTGCTTCATGTGCTTTGCCATGACCTTGCCAATCCTTTTAATGCCATGATCTCGGTTCTGAATATTGCTGAAGATTATTCAAAATTTGATTCTTATAAAAAAGATCTTCTGTCAGCAGCAAAAAGCGGCACTGAGATCATAAAGCTGGTAAGAGATATGCGGTCTCTGGAAGAAAAAAAGCTTAACCTTATAAATACCAGTCTGCTTTATTCAATAGCCCAGTCCTATTTTCTGCTTGGCAGCCTTTTTTCTAAAAAAAATATTGAGCTTGAGGTTAATATTGATGAGGATATAGAAATCATTGCAGAGCATTCTTCGTTTATTAATTCAGTATTAAACAATATATTTACCAATGCTATAAAATTTTCTTATCCTGATTCAAAAATAGTTGTAAATGCTGAAAAAAAAGGCAGATATGCCTATATTTCCATCAGGGATTTTGGAATAGGAATATCAGAAAACATGCTGGCTAATTTATTTAATATCAGTAAAAATAACAGCAGGACAGGTACATCAGGAGAAATCGGGACCGGTTTTGGTATGCCTATTATCAAGAAATTTATTAATGCTTATGGCGGTGAGATTGAGGTATTTTCGCAAGATGAGGCTTTAAATACAGGCAGTCACGGCACCGAGGTCAAATTGAAATTACAATTAGGAGAAAATATATAA
- the cas2 gene encoding CRISPR-associated endonuclease Cas2, which produces MSRLRKIIIAYDISRNKTRRMVHNILKSWRIGGQKSVHEAYLDSNQAQELFIQISRKLNPKTDSLMMAWIESHRKILFRGLGKESVENNLFHIR; this is translated from the coding sequence GTGAGCAGACTCAGGAAAATCATTATTGCTTATGATATTAGCAGGAACAAGACAAGGCGCATGGTGCATAACATTTTGAAATCATGGCGTATAGGAGGCCAGAAAAGTGTACATGAAGCATACCTGGACTCAAATCAGGCACAGGAACTTTTTATTCAAATCAGCAGGAAACTTAATCCTAAAACAGATTCGCTTATGATGGCATGGATTGAAAGTCATAGAAAAATCCTGTTCAGGGGACTTGGAAAGGAATCTGTGGAGAATAACCTTTTTCATATCAGATAG
- the cas1 gene encoding CRISPR-associated endonuclease Cas1 produces the protein MSKLSVILDRKELVVRMESDILRIDQPACNPEKIPLNLVREVIVIGRPMVSSDVWRSLASRNIPAVLLSSRGSGEAAYMGAGLSVNIVNRVKQYECCQNKEIAMKIGKWLINKKLEGQEKILKELDKSGREAVPYSEQIKNIRDNLGKAENNHELMGYEGSAAAAYFKGISSFLEEKWHFSGRNRRPPVDPVNSLLSLSYVIAAGEILRVVQVRGLDPCIGFFHALQSGRQSLILDILEPIRPEIDRFVFSLLDNPLTPSDFRTSERDGCRLTKNARRIYYNAWAVWKSGEREEAAQTSLEQMIIETVREIIRFINPDSPEIITPDE, from the coding sequence ATGTCAAAATTAAGCGTAATATTAGATAGAAAAGAGCTTGTTGTCAGAATGGAATCCGATATATTAAGAATTGACCAGCCTGCGTGCAATCCTGAAAAAATTCCCCTGAACCTGGTAAGGGAGGTAATTGTTATCGGCCGCCCAATGGTTTCAAGTGATGTGTGGAGATCGCTGGCTTCCCGTAATATCCCCGCTGTTTTACTTTCTTCAAGAGGCAGCGGAGAAGCAGCCTATATGGGAGCCGGGCTTTCAGTTAATATTGTAAACAGGGTTAAACAGTATGAATGCTGTCAGAATAAGGAAATTGCTATGAAAATTGGAAAATGGCTGATTAATAAAAAGCTGGAAGGCCAGGAAAAGATTTTAAAAGAACTGGATAAATCGGGCAGGGAAGCTGTTCCCTATTCAGAACAGATAAAAAATATCAGGGACAATTTGGGAAAAGCTGAAAATAATCATGAACTTATGGGATATGAAGGATCAGCGGCAGCAGCTTATTTTAAGGGTATCAGCAGTTTCCTGGAAGAAAAGTGGCATTTTTCAGGAAGAAATCGGCGTCCCCCTGTGGATCCTGTAAATTCCCTTCTTTCACTCAGCTATGTAATTGCAGCAGGTGAAATTCTCAGAGTTGTACAGGTAAGAGGTCTTGATCCCTGCATTGGTTTTTTTCATGCACTCCAGTCGGGAAGACAAAGCCTTATCTTAGATATCCTGGAACCAATCCGCCCGGAAATTGACAGGTTTGTATTCTCCCTTCTTGATAATCCCCTTACCCCTTCTGATTTCAGGACAAGCGAAAGAGACGGATGCCGGCTTACGAAAAACGCCAGAAGGATTTATTATAATGCCTGGGCAGTGTGGAAGTCAGGGGAAAGGGAAGAAGCTGCCCAGACAAGTCTTGAACAAATGATAATTGAAACAGTACGGGAAATCATACGTTTTATCAATCCTGATTCCCCTGAAATAATAACGCCGGATGAATAA
- the cas6 gene encoding CRISPR system precrRNA processing endoribonuclease RAMP protein Cas6 has translation MPQNYEQQLFPLLSLPVSRLKVDFSAVEDINLTGIEPVLRGRIGDRIKRSACLFPDLPSSLCGQCDFKQSCLYIRLFAPLPLEPVELPGGKVRHVPSPVRPFVLGLDGNILKPGQKGRLILSLFGPAIGECVFFLKAVMGAVMSFPLEIETTSLFAPPGDDKKAGENGAYPLYDWIYADEKESDMLELELLTPLNLVKKGRNVREDLDFLTIIQAALRRLRDLKRSFNMDGKMGQFDDSFYDLAGKVEIIENNLGFRKVSRYSARQDQDVFLDGLAGKIAFKGNFQPFMSLIRAAEIVHIGKGSSNGNGRISII, from the coding sequence ATGCCCCAAAATTATGAACAACAGCTTTTTCCCCTGCTTTCCCTGCCTGTTTCACGTTTGAAGGTGGATTTTTCAGCAGTTGAGGACATTAACTTGACAGGCATTGAACCTGTCCTGCGGGGGCGGATTGGAGACAGGATAAAGCGTTCTGCGTGCCTGTTTCCTGATCTGCCTTCTTCTTTGTGCGGACAATGTGATTTTAAACAATCCTGCCTTTATATCCGGCTTTTTGCACCCCTGCCCCTGGAACCTGTTGAACTGCCGGGCGGGAAAGTCCGGCATGTTCCTTCCCCTGTCCGGCCTTTTGTCCTGGGGCTGGATGGAAATATTCTTAAACCAGGTCAGAAAGGCAGGCTTATTTTAAGTCTTTTCGGTCCTGCCATTGGTGAATGTGTGTTTTTTCTTAAAGCTGTTATGGGTGCAGTTATGAGTTTTCCCCTTGAAATTGAAACAACTTCTCTTTTTGCTCCGCCGGGAGATGATAAAAAAGCAGGGGAAAATGGAGCATACCCTTTGTATGACTGGATTTATGCTGATGAAAAAGAATCTGATATGCTTGAACTGGAACTGCTTACCCCTTTAAACCTTGTTAAAAAAGGGCGGAATGTGCGTGAAGACCTTGATTTTCTTACTATTATCCAGGCTGCTTTGCGCAGGTTAAGGGATTTGAAACGCTCTTTTAACATGGACGGCAAAATGGGGCAGTTTGATGACAGTTTTTATGACCTGGCAGGAAAGGTTGAAATTATTGAAAATAACCTGGGCTTTCGTAAAGTCAGCAGGTATTCAGCCAGGCAGGATCAGGATGTTTTTCTTGACGGGCTGGCTGGTAAAATAGCCTTCAAAGGAAATTTTCAGCCTTTTATGTCTTTAATCAGGGCCGCTGAAATTGTGCATATAGGCAAAGGCAGTTCAAACGGAAACGGAAGAATTTCAATTATCTGA
- a CDS encoding sigma-54 interaction domain-containing protein translates to MKNQVNHILLTFNGFQDPYNKNGKIGPILSILENWDSNWQKIIIFYTPDMKAKADETCALIREKSPETIAQPVQLSLEDPTDYESILRELRQHYVKLREDAAQYYIAAASGSSQMHACWLMLTASGEINARILHIKEERFRKQGESLIREINPRTSELPKVRSLVTMEALPEISAKDIENARKESGLIGSHPEFLKAVDLAVRAAQTDIPILLSGKTGTGKELFAEFIQKVSKRRDKQFIIVNCAAISESLIESELFGHKKGAFTGADKDKKGKLEIADSGTVFLDEIGEISPNIQAKMLRFIQEGEIQKVGEEGNSKKVDVRIIAATNKNLKQAVSQGSFREDLLYRLTFPIFLPSLNDRRSDIPLLVDYFLEKFNKDHNKNKSFAQDTLIVLQDFKWKGNVRELSGIVERTVISSRSQIIQPHDLNLGLSVPGTSSPSPALPDIYEGFKLEDYIKDIRRQFYEKAYEKSSRNKSAGARLLGVTSQCFGKQLKEYKII, encoded by the coding sequence ATGAAAAACCAGGTAAATCATATACTTCTCACTTTTAACGGCTTCCAGGATCCTTATAACAAAAACGGGAAAATAGGTCCCATTCTCAGCATTCTTGAAAATTGGGATAGTAACTGGCAGAAGATAATTATTTTTTACACCCCTGACATGAAAGCCAAAGCTGATGAAACCTGTGCATTGATCCGTGAAAAATCCCCTGAAACCATTGCCCAGCCTGTCCAGCTTTCCCTTGAAGACCCTACTGATTATGAATCCATACTCAGGGAACTCAGGCAGCATTATGTTAAACTTCGTGAAGATGCGGCACAATACTATATTGCAGCCGCTTCAGGTTCTTCGCAGATGCACGCTTGCTGGCTCATGCTCACTGCCAGCGGGGAAATCAATGCCCGTATCCTGCATATAAAAGAAGAAAGATTCAGGAAACAAGGGGAATCACTGATCCGGGAGATCAACCCGCGCACCTCAGAATTACCCAAAGTCAGATCATTGGTCACCATGGAGGCACTGCCCGAAATCAGCGCAAAAGATATTGAAAATGCCCGTAAAGAATCAGGTCTTATCGGCAGTCATCCTGAATTTTTAAAAGCAGTTGACTTAGCTGTACGCGCAGCCCAGACCGACATCCCAATCCTGCTTTCTGGAAAAACAGGCACAGGCAAGGAGCTTTTTGCAGAATTTATTCAAAAGGTAAGCAAAAGAAGGGATAAGCAGTTTATTATTGTCAACTGTGCTGCTATTTCTGAATCCTTGATTGAAAGCGAATTGTTTGGTCATAAAAAAGGGGCGTTTACTGGTGCAGACAAAGATAAAAAAGGAAAGCTGGAGATTGCAGACAGCGGAACCGTTTTTTTAGATGAAATCGGTGAAATCTCCCCTAATATCCAGGCTAAAATGCTGAGATTTATCCAGGAAGGAGAGATTCAAAAGGTTGGAGAGGAAGGGAATTCTAAAAAGGTTGATGTGCGGATTATTGCAGCCACAAACAAGAATTTGAAACAGGCAGTCAGCCAGGGAAGTTTCAGGGAAGACCTGCTTTACCGCCTGACCTTTCCCATTTTCCTGCCAAGCCTGAATGACAGGCGCTCGGATATACCTTTGCTGGTTGATTATTTCCTGGAAAAATTCAACAAAGATCATAATAAAAATAAAAGCTTTGCACAGGATACGCTCATAGTTTTGCAGGATTTTAAATGGAAAGGCAATGTCAGGGAACTGTCAGGCATTGTTGAAAGAACGGTAATTTCCTCACGCAGTCAAATTATCCAGCCGCATGATCTGAATTTAGGGCTTTCTGTACCTGGAACATCATCCCCCTCCCCTGCCCTTCCAGATATTTATGAAGGTTTTAAGCTTGAGGATTATATAAAAGATATCCGCAGGCAGTTTTATGAAAAGGCTTATGAAAAAAGCAGCCGCAATAAAAGTGCTGGAGCAAGACTGCTTGGAGTTACTTCGCAGTGTTTTGGAAAACAGTTAAAAGAATATAAGATCATTTGA